Proteins encoded within one genomic window of Cucumis sativus cultivar 9930 chromosome 3, Cucumber_9930_V3, whole genome shotgun sequence:
- the LOC116402455 gene encoding uncharacterized protein LOC116402455, whose translation MSYEKAWRARENAYERVRRCPEESYNLLLRYGEALKLANVGTIFHMELEDDRFFKYLFMAVGPCVRGFLNCIRPVIVMDGTFLKNKYRGQLIVAVCLDGNNQIYPLDASIQWFLEKLKGAIGEVPNLGFVTDQKTYSFKCISSVFLFAFHGLCVQHLTQNLNDKYKNDTVATLFYNASRTYRESTFSEAWRSILAFPNGSGKYLNDVGITRWSRFHCPGRRYNMMTTNIAESMNSILKEPRDLPIASFLEHVRALLQRWFWERREEGIKVTSTLTKWAELVLQKKQERALTMKVNSIDCY comes from the coding sequence ATGAGTTATGAAAAAGCATGGCGCGCTAGAGAAAATGCGTATGAACGAGTGCGAAGGTGTCCTGAAGAGTCATATAATCTATTGCTTAGATATGGTGAAGCTCTCAAACTTGCAAATGTAGGTACAATATTTCACATGGAACTTGAAGATGATCgtttcttcaaatatctttttatggcTGTTGGTCCATGTGTTCGAGGATTCTTAAACTGCATTAGACCGGTTATAGTCATGGATGGAACATTCCTTAAGAACAAATATCGGGGTCAGTTGATAGTTGCTGTTTGCTTGGAtggtaacaatcaaatttatcctCTTGATGCTTCAATACAGTGGTTCttagagaaattgaaaggtGCAATAGGAGAGGTGCCTAATCTAGGCTTCGTGACAGATCAGaaaacatattcttttaagTGTATTTCATCGGTTTTTCTCTTCGCATTCCATGGACTTTGTGTTCAACATttgactcaaaatttgaatgataaatataaaaatgacaCTGTAGCTACTTTGTTTTACAATGCATCTAGAACATATCGTGAATCAACGTTCTCAGAAGCGTGGAGAAGTATTCTTGCATTTCCTAATGGTtcaggaaaatatttaaacgatgTTGGAATAACACGTTGGTCTCGTTTTCACTGTCCAGGAAGACGATATAATATGATGACAACAAATATAGCAGAGTCCATGAATTCTATACTGAAAGAACCTAGAGATTTGCCTATTGCTTCATTCCTTGAACATGTTCGAGCTTTGCTACAACGTTGGTTTTGGGAGCGTCGAGAAGAAGGCATTAAAGTGACGTCTACATTGACTAAATGGGCAGAGTTAGttctacaaaagaaacaagaacgaGCTTTGACAATGAAGGTCAACTCAATTGATTGTTACTAA
- the LOC101217680 gene encoding glutaredoxin-C1 has protein sequence MQYQAQQQYGASASSSSSYSANDPMRRIERMAAENAVVMFSMTSCCMCHAVKRLFCGMGVKTTVYELDEDPRGKEIEKALMRLMGSSSAVPAVFIGGKLIGSMDRVMASHINGSLVPLLKSAGALWL, from the coding sequence ATGCAATACCAAGCACAACAACAATACGGAgcttctgcttcttcttcctcctcctatTCTGCCAACGATCCGATGCGTCGGATAGAGCGTATGGCGGCCGAGAACGCGGTGGTCATGTTCAGCATGACTTCATGTTGCATGTGCCACGCTGTCAAACGCCTCTTTTGTGGAATGGGAGTTAAGACTACAGTGTACGAGCTAGACGAGGACCCGAGAGGAAAAGAGATAGAGAAGGCTTTGATGCGTTTAATGGGAAGCTCCTCAGCTGTTCCCGCCGTCTTCATCGGTGGGAAACTCATTGGCTCTATGGATAGAGTCATGGCCTCTCATATCAATGGCTCCCTCGTCCCTCTCCTGAAAAGCGCCGGCGCGCTTTGGCTTTAA